The DNA sequence CCAACAGACACATgcccctcccaccctccccatccccacAACAACCTTCCTCTGCATGCACCAGCCCTGCGTGACCGTTATCAAACTGGTTGGCGGGCGTTGCTGGGGTCGTTGCCAGGGTTGTCTCTGCACTGGGGGTTGCGGTGTCAAGGTCAGAAGGCGGAGTTAGCAACTTGACGTCCTCCCCATCTAGACACCTTGCTTTGCAGACATCTGGGGGCAGATCCTTATAGAGGCCTCCATTCAACTGCACGGGGCTCTTATCCGTCAGCTTGTACATCTCCTCACGGTCTTTGGGGGAAAGTTTTCCAATGGTACGCAGGCCCCATAATGTGGTGGTGCGGATCTGCTCCTTATCCGGAGGAGGGGTGCAGAGACTGACGACCACAGCCACCAGTCCAGATACCCAGAACAGCCCAGCAGCCACGTACATGTAATGGACATGTGTGATGAAGAAAGGCCTGTCGTCTGGCTGGTCACAGGGAGGCTCACGGTAAATAAACGCCAGGATCAGCCGGGTGGTACCCAGCACGAACCCAGTCATACCGCCCCAGAATGCACCTGTTTCGTTGCAGCGCTTCCAGAACACGCCCAGCAGGAAGAGGGCGGCGATGGGCGGGGTCAGGTATCCGGCTACTTCCTGTATGTAGAGATACATCTGGCCGCCCTGCATCTCGATGATGACAGGGACCCAGGCGATGCTGATGACCACCATGAACACCACGAACAGCCGGCCCACCAACAGCAGCTCTTTCTGGGATGCACCACGCCTTGCGCTCTGGTAGATGTCCAGGGTGAAGATGGTGCTAGCACTGTTAAAGATGGAGTCCAGATCACTCATGAGGGCTGCAATCATCACAGCCATCATCAGCCCACGCAGTCCCATGGGCATCACTGCCATGACCAGCCGCGGGTACGCGATATTGGAGCAACCCGCCCTAGAGCCGCAAACGGCCAGGCAGTGCTCCGGCCCGATGCAGGCAATCTCATCCACAAACAGGATCCGGGAGATCATCCCAGGGATGACGATAATGAACATGGGCAGGACCTTCAGGAAGCCGGCCATCAGCGTGGCGCCCTTGGCATGGGCAATGTTTTTAGCAGCCAGCACTCTCTGGACAATGACCTGGTCGGCACACCAGTACCAGATGGAGGCCGGGGTCTGGCCCAGGAGGAAGCCAGGCCAGGGGATGTCCTCATCCAGCGGGCCCCGGAGGATCCGCAAGGAATCTGGCTTGGGCTCGATGCGGCAGGAGGCTGAGTAGGTGAAGTTCCCGCTGGCCAGGATAGCTGTTACATTTGGGACAGCTAGCATGTACTTGGTCCGAACCCCTTCAATACCGCCGACCTTGATCAGGCTGATGATGGTCAGGCTGAGAGCTCCACTGATCATCAGCACGGCCTGGAGGGTGTCCGTGTACATGACTGCGACCAGGCCGCCGGTGACCGTTAGCAGTGCGGTCATACTGATGAGCAGGATGATGGACAGATAGAGGTTCCAGCCCAGCGACTCCTGGATGAAAAGCGCCCCGGCGTACAAGTCCACGGAGATCTTGGTGAAGATGTAGAGCAACACAGAAAGGGCAGCAAAGTACACCTTTAGCCTATTGCCCCCGTAGCGTTTGGACAGGTACTCCGGCATGGTGTACACCCCAGAGTGGATATACACAGGTATGAACACCCAGCCCAGCAGCTGTAGCAGGAGAAGAGCGTTAAACTCCCATGCTCCCACAGCAAAGCCGCTGGCTGCTCCCGACCCCGCCAGGCCTATGAAGTGTTCACTGCCAATGTTGCTGACAAACAGCGATGCTCCGATCACCACCCATGTCATGGAGCGTCCCGCCAGGAAGTATCCACTCACCGTGCTGCGGTTGGCCTTCCACATGGCGAAGAACCCGATGCCCAGCACCAGGATGAAGTACAGCGCCACCACAGCAATGTCCGCTGCCTCCATGACACCCGTACCCATCTTCATTGCGAGTGCTAAACAGAACTACTGGTTCAAAACTGATGAAAAACTCCTCTCAAACCCTGCAAAAGTCAAAATCAAGGTTTAAAGTAACAGAAGGGCAATAAAAACTATATCCTTTGGTTTGCTGTCTGGATGGAAGTTGTAGTATCCACTAGGGGTGTGTGCGTTCGGGGGGACGCTCTAGTTTTAAGGGAGGATGCTGCAGGCCTCCAGTCTAGTATAGCCTAGAATTTACATTCCTGCAAGACAGCAAAGACAAAACACTTGATTAGAGCCCGTGTTGGACGGGAAGCGAGaaaggtgacacacacacaagaccCCTTAGGCTAAATTTCTGAGAAAACACAAAAAGAGAGCTTGATCAGGTGACTTTATTGAACACACTCAAACTTAAAGCAtggtaacatacagtaccagtcaaatgtttggacacacctactcattccagggtttcttaatttttttaacaattttctacattgtagaataataatagtAGCACCAAGGATTCGAGACAAGCTCCCAGACGTCGTCGCTGTGGTGCACCGCCTGGGAAAGGGAAGGGATAACGGATCTCCGCGGACAACCATCATGCGGTTCACAACTAGAATCTACAGAGATGTCATTTGGAAAGAAGCCAAGGAGTCCAGGTTTCTTGTGGAGAATAAACTATGCATAAAAGAGGCTCTCACTCCAGAAGATGCTGCTGCCAGGGAAAAACCTTGGCCGATGGTAAAAAGGgctag is a window from the Coregonus clupeaformis isolate EN_2021a chromosome 23, ASM2061545v1, whole genome shotgun sequence genome containing:
- the LOC121536848 gene encoding sodium/myo-inositol cotransporter-like; amino-acid sequence: MKMGTGVMEAADIAVVALYFILVLGIGFFAMWKANRSTVSGYFLAGRSMTWVVIGASLFVSNIGSEHFIGLAGSGAASGFAVGAWEFNALLLLQLLGWVFIPVYIHSGVYTMPEYLSKRYGGNRLKVYFAALSVLLYIFTKISVDLYAGALFIQESLGWNLYLSIILLISMTALLTVTGGLVAVMYTDTLQAVLMISGALSLTIISLIKVGGIEGVRTKYMLAVPNVTAILASGNFTYSASCRIEPKPDSLRILRGPLDEDIPWPGFLLGQTPASIWYWCADQVIVQRVLAAKNIAHAKGATLMAGFLKVLPMFIIVIPGMISRILFVDEIACIGPEHCLAVCGSRAGCSNIAYPRLVMAVMPMGLRGLMMAVMIAALMSDLDSIFNSASTIFTLDIYQSARRGASQKELLLVGRLFVVFMVVISIAWVPVIIEMQGGQMYLYIQEVAGYLTPPIAALFLLGVFWKRCNETGAFWGGMTGFVLGTTRLILAFIYREPPCDQPDDRPFFITHVHYMYVAAGLFWVSGLVAVVVSLCTPPPDKEQIRTTTLWGLRTIGKLSPKDREEMYKLTDKSPVQLNGGLYKDLPPDVCKARCLDGEDVKLLTPPSDLDTATPSAETTLATTPATPANQFDNGHAGLVHAEEGCCGDGEGGRGMCLLEWFCGFKEAAYNAHPKRTEEDERAVMEMLYEPPRTKLLLNCGLFLVCSLGVFLFVYFSL